A window of the Helianthus annuus cultivar XRQ/B chromosome 4, HanXRQr2.0-SUNRISE, whole genome shotgun sequence genome harbors these coding sequences:
- the LOC110935671 gene encoding WD repeat-containing protein 43, whose product MANNKAEASMSAFTSNGEVFAHLNPKGVLKVWNTSDGTLLSEWKHPSKHDGVQYTRITCSFVGKKRRKENSTCLVAYATNESDIYTISATDATMKWKLSRTEFGEIATLSFTNKGRKLCVISTDGTLCEMNSETGEILKEISIPKKYISTLAYIFDDKILAASDGHIRVLSLEDGDVLAKFSSAVGPVLHLSSLEDTNIIITSTSSENLSVQMNESGNKKATDGPVLLMKDRPLTIDCKSGSSGSNGENLFVLSVSDSGIAYVWNMKTKSQVNISPTKVKVEAHNSILAARLISINGDDQAVIHIVYGSLSSPRFALVDVATLGEDIVVDSSGGIQENRVNDEKDQKARGKKRAASDADSETAVVNHDNGDPNIGIQMDDHEPTIGEKLASLNIINNKEEIEEKAETSPAKPPSADSVHVLLKQALHADDRSLLLDCLFRQNEKVITNSVSVLNPSDVFKLLECLISMIQSRGAIVACTLPWLKSLLLQHASSIMSQESSLIALNSLYQLIESRISTFDSAVQLSSSLDLLYTKTIEDGVDEAEEPLEPIIFEDFSDDEDQSEEDGDAMETDEEDNEQLEAVSNVSDDDPQAIDGMVDY is encoded by the exons ATGGCGAATAACAAAGCAGAAGCTTCAATGTCTGCTTTCACTTCAAACGGTGAAGTATTCGCTCATCTAAACCCTAAAGGCGTCCTCAAA gtTTGGAACACAAGTGATGGAACTTTATTATCTGAATGGAAACATCCAAGCAAACATGACGGTGTTCAGTATACTCGTATCACATGTAGCTTTGTTGGAAAAAAG CGAAGAAAAGAAAACAGTACTTGTTTGGTGGCATATGCAACAAACGAAAGTGATATATACACTATCAGCGCTACTGATGCTACGATGAAGTGGAAATTATCTAGAACTGAGTTTGG TGAAATTGCTACTCTCTCATTTACAAACAAAGGGCGTAAACTTTGTGTTATCAGCACTGATGGCACATTATGTGAAATGAACTCAGAAACCGGAGAAATTCTAAAAGAAATATCTATTCCGAAGAAGTATATTTCTACTTTGGCATATATATTCG ATGATAAGATATTAGCTGCATCGGATGGCCATATTAGAGTCCTCAGTTTAGAAGACGGCGACGTATTAGCGAAGTTTTCTTCCGCTGTG GGCCCAGTGCTTCACTTGTCTAGTTTGGAGGATACAAACATCATCATCACATCCACTTCTTCCGAAAATCTAAGCGTGCAGATGAACGAATCCGGCAACAAAAAAGCAACCGATGGGCCCGTTTTACTTATGAAAGATCGTCCTTTAACTATCGACTGCAAGAGTGGGTCGAGTGGCTCCAATGGAGAGAATTTATTCGTACTATCGGTTTCAGATTCGGGTATAGCCTACGTTTGGAACATGAAGACGAAATCACAAGTAAATATAAGTCCAACTAAGGTTAAAGTTGAAGCTCACAATTCTATACTAGCTGCTAGATTGATCTCAATCAACGGCGATGATCAAGCTGTAATTCATATTGTTTATGGTTCGTTAAGTTCACCGAGATTTGCGTTAGTGGATGTTGCTACTCTTGGGGAGGATATTGTTGTAGATTCAAGTGGCGGTATTCAAGAAAATAGAGTAAATGATGAAAAAG ACCAAAAAGCGCGGGGCAAGAAGCGAGCCGCATCTGATGCAGACTCTGAAACTGCAGTAGTAAATCATGACAATGGAGATCCAAACATCGGGATTCAAATGGATGATCATGAACCAACAATTGGTGAGAAACTGGCTAGCTTAAATATAATCAACAATAAAGAAGAAATCGAGGAAAAAGCAGAAACGTCTCCTGCAAAGCCTCCCAGTGCCGACTCAGTTCACGTACTTCTTAAACAAGCTCTTCATGCAGACGATCGTTCCCTTctgcttgattgcttatttagaCAAAATGAAAAG GTTATAACAAACTCGGTTTCTGTATTGAATCCGTCTGATGTGTTCAAGCTTCTTGAGTGTCTCATATCTATGATCCAATCCAG GGGTGCGATAGTAGCTTGTACTCTCCCATGGCTTAAAAGCTTACTTCTTCAACATGCAAGCAGTATTATGTCTCAGGAATCATCTCTCATTGCTCTCAACTCGTTATATCAG CTTATCGAATCTCGGATTTCAACTTTCGATTCTGCGGTTCAACTGTCAAGTTCTCTGGACTTGTTATATACCAAG ACTATTGAAGATGGAGTGGATGAAGCAGAAGAGCCATTGGAGCCTATCATTTTTGAAGACTTTAGTGACGATGAAGACCAGTCTGAAGAAGACGGTGATGCCATGGAAACCGATGAGGAAGACAATGAACAACTTGAAGCAGTCAGTAATGTTAGTGATGACGATCCTCAAGCAATCGATGGTATGGTTGACTATTAG
- the LOC110935672 gene encoding acyl-protein thioesterase 2-like, which produces MSYTNASSGSGSRSARRTVEFGRTYVVRPKGKHQATVVWLHGLGDNGSSWSQLLDNLPLPNIKWICPTAPTRPVTVLGGFPCTAWFDEGELSDDGPKDVEGLDTSASHIANLLSTEPSDVKLGIGGFSMGAACALYSATCFVQGRYGNGSPYPVNFNAVVGLSGWLPGGQNLRNTMEGSHDAIRRAASLPVLLCHGVGDEVVPYKFGERSSQILSSVGFRYVTFKTYQGLGHYTVPKEMEEVCQWLNERLGV; this is translated from the exons ATGAGTTACACAAATGCTTCAAGTGGTTCTG GTAGTAGAAGCGCGCGAAGAACTGTGGAGTTTGGTAGAACATATGTGGTGAGGCCAAAAGGGAAGCACCAAGCGACGGTGGTTTGGTTGCATGGTCTTGGTGATAATGGCTCGAG CTGGTCTCAACTCTTGGACAACCTTCCTCTCCCGAAC ATTAAATGGATATGCCCAACTGCTCCTACGCGCCCGGTGACTGTACTTGGTGGATTTCCATGCACTGCAT GGTTTGATGAAGGCGAGTTATCGGATGATGGTCCAAAGGATGTAGAAGGTTTAGATACTTCGGCTTCACATATAGCAAACTTGTTATCTACAGAGCCTTCTGACg TTAAACTTGGTATCGGGGGATTCAGTATGGGCGCTGCGTGTGCACTTTATTCTGCAACTTGTTTTGTTCAGGGAAGATATGGAAATGGTAGCCCATACCCGGTTAACTTTAACGCTGTTGTCGGGTTGAGCGGCTGGCTTCCGGGTGGACA GAATTTAAGAAACACGATGGAAGGATCACATGACGCTATTAGACGCGCTGCTTCATTGCCCGTCTTGCTATGTCATGGAGTCG GTGACGAAGTTGTCCCATACAAATTCGGAGAGAGGTCATCTCAGATCTTAAGCTCAGTTGGATTCAGATATGTTACGTTCAAAACATACCAAGG GCTTGGGCATTACACAGTCCCTAAAGAAATGGAAGAGGTCTGTCAATGGCTAAATGAAAGGCTTGGAGTTTGA
- the LOC110932847 gene encoding probable receptor-like protein kinase At5g38990, whose protein sequence is MKATKNLNESFLMRRGWFGDVYYGELLHGSVLVPTAIKRYTRRRGPTDSWPDVEKQKLYALRHPNLVSMIGYCDDDRYEKEIILVYEYISSRKSLNDHLHVLSTPLPWIRRLEICIGVAHGLEYLHSAGVMHGDIRSHNIMMTESLVPKITDYGLSELSLAYRPTAVSIPLRACGYVDAATINHHGGLTMKSDVFSLGVLLLELLCGRPVLDYSCHGDDPQRYLVYCAVSLTMLEDVIDSNVKDEISKDCLEDFFEIAKRCVNESQQQRPDMAEVVTRLESILTLQKGHTNPLQDALSVKMLTYDDLKKATSDFSRNPPFGETKVFLGWVELEQEKLAPSKEGVGIVVAVASKSMAHDDWLVSLTKCTHCIYSWL, encoded by the coding sequence ATGAAAGCAACGAAAAACTTAAACGAATCGTTCCTGATGCGGAGGGGATGGTTCGGGGATGTTTACTATGGTGAACTTTTGCATGGATCAGTTCTTGTCCCTACTGCCATCAAACGATATACGAGACGACGCGGGCCGACGGATTCTTGGCCGGACGTTGAAAAGCAAAAGCTTTACGCTTTGCGACACCCGAATCTTGTGTCCATGATTGGTTATTGTGATGATGATCGGTATGAGAAAGAAATCATTCTTGTGTACGAGTATATTTCGAGTAGAAAATCTCTTAATGATCATCTTCATGTGCTTAGTACCCCGCTTCCCTGGATTCGCCGATTGGAAATATGCATTGGTGTTGCTCATGGGTTGGAATACCTACATTCTGCTGGCGTTATGCATGGCGACATTAGGAGCCATAATATCATGATGACTGAAAGTTTGGTACCCAAAATTACAGATTACGGCTTGTCCGAACTATCTCTAGCTTATCGTCCAACTGCCGTCAGCATTCCTCTTAGAGCTTGTGGCTATGTGGATGCCGCTACAATTAACCATCATGGAGGCTTAACAATGAAATCTGACGTGTTTTCACTTGGCGTGCTTTTGTTGGAGTTGCTTTGTGGGAGGCCTGTACTGGATTACAGTTGTCATGGCGATGACCCACAGCGGTATCTGGTTTATTGTGCCGTATCTTTAACGATGTTAGAGGATGTGATCGATTCCAATGTGAAGGATGAGATATCCAAAGATTGTTTGGAGGACTTTTTCGAGATTGCAAAGAGATGCGTGAATGAATCTCAACAACAGCGACCTGACATGGCTGAGGTCGTGACCCGCCTTGAGTCTATATTGACGTTACAAAAGGGTCACACGAATCCTTTGCAGGATGCGCTAAGTGTGAAGATGCTTACTTATGATGATTTGAAAAAAGCTACAAGTGACTTTAGTCGAAATCCGCCTTTTGGTGAGACAAAGGTCTTTCTAGGTTGGGTTGAGCTTGAGCAGGAGAAGTTAGCCCCTTCGAAAGAAGGTGTTGGAATTGTTGTTGCCGTTGCTTCCAAATCGATGGCTCATGATGACTGGCTGGTAAGTCTCACCAAATGTACACATTGCATATattcatggttgtaa
- the LOC110935673 gene encoding probable serine/threonine-protein kinase PIX13: protein MGQLDHPNIIKLLGCCRSDGDGNYLVYEHMQRSLRHFIQGDDGLEPLSWGARLNILIGVARGMAYLYTDKGVRCNFRFDDILLDEALNAKLGGFGWVHDWKERKGVFGYLKAVYDPKTGFLPMNDVVSFGFVVLETIAAKRPADVLVDLVDLESMGTGAPKIKANKRKIKKKLDPRLQGKYSSKAAYDCIALALKCIAGQRPTCEPSWEEIVWSLEQIKARNKYTKKF from the exons ATGGGACAGCTGGATCATCCTAATATCATTAAACTCTTGGGATGCTGCAGGAGTGATGGAGACGGAAACTATCTTGTTTACGAGCACATGCAGAGATCTCTCCGTCACTTTATTCAAGGAG ATGATGGTTTGGAACCACTTTCATGGGGGGCACGGCTTAACATCCTGATAGGAGTTGCTCGTGGAATGGCGTATTTGTATACGGATAAAGGCGTACGTTGTAATTTCCGATTCGATGATATATTGTTGGATGAG GCTTTAAATGCGAAACTAGGGGGGTTTGGGTGGGTGCATGATTGGAAAGAGAGAAAAGGAGTTTTCGGTTATTTAAAGGCAGTCTATGACCCAAAAACTG GTTTTTTGCCGATGAATGATGTAGTAAGTTTCGGGTTTGTGGTGTTAGAAACTATTGCAGCCAAACGCCCTGCAGACGTCTTGGTGGACTTGGTAGACTTGGAGAGTATGGGGACGGGGGCTCCTAAGAtcaaagcaaacaaaagaaagattAAGAAAAAATTAGACCCGCGTCTTCAAGGCAAATACTCCTCAAAAGCTGCTTACGATTGCATTGCGCTCGCGTTAAAATGTATTGCTGGACAACGTCCCACGTGCGAGCCTTCATGGGAAGAAATTGTGTGGAGTTTGGAACAAATTAAAGCGCGTAACAAGTATACAAAAAAATtctag
- the LOC110935670 gene encoding periodic tryptophan protein 2-like yields MNYRFQNLLGAPYRGGNAVVSNNTLLISPIGNRISVTDLLKSETLTLPFQSSSNISRIAASPDGVFLIAVDDNGRCQFINLRRRAVLHRMQFKKPVSCIKFSPNGEFIAVGAGKLVEIWRSPGFRKEFFPFELVRTFANCNNKVTCVDWSPDSKYLLAGSKDLTVRLFSLKKVRGEVSSKSKPFMFLGHREAIVGAFFGVDKKTNAVDKVYTLSRDGAIFGWRYVDEKLDEPESPGTPERMEVDGISDVKKRKNVDVDDERNGGFELHKGKWELVKKDFFMQAPAKLTACDYHKGLELVVVGFSSGVFGLYQMPDFVCIHLLSVSREKITTASFNELGNWLTFGCAKLGQLLVWEWKSESYILKQQGHYFDVNTIAYSPDSQLLATGADDNKIKVWNVSSGFCFVTFSEHTNAVTALHFMASNHCLLSASLDGTVRAWDLFRYRNFRTFTTPSSRQFVSLASDQSGEVICAGTLDSFEIFVWSMKTGRLLDVLSGHEGPVHGLMFSPTNAILASSSWDRTVRLWDVFDGKGSVETFPHTHDVLTVVYRPDGKQLACSTLDGQIHFWDPIDGLLMYTIEGRRDIAGGRLMTDRRTAANSTSGKCFTTLSYSADGNYILAGGSSRYICMYDVADQVLLRKFQITLNLSLDGVLDVLNSKNMTDAGPLNLIDDDNSDVDDGVDKQTRVNSSYDLPGSMQNRGRPIARTKCLRIAPTGRSWAAATTEGVLVYSMDDNFIFDPTDLDIDVTPEAIEAALGENQPSRALILSLRLNEDNLIKKCIVAVAPVDIKAVVASIPFKYLNRLIQTFAELLENCPHLEFILRWCQELSKCHGHSIQQNSRNLLPALKSLQKAITRLHQDLGDTCSSNEYMLRYLCSTTSKP; encoded by the exons ATGAACTACCGCTTCCAAAACCTTCTCGGAGCACCATACCGAGGCGGAAACGCCGTCGTTTCCAACAACACTCTCTTAATCTCCCCAATCGGCAACCGCATCTCCGTCACCGACCTCCTCAAATCCGAAACCCTAACCCTACCATTCCAATCTTCATCCAACATCTCCAGAATCGCCGCCTCACCGGACGGCGTTTTCCTCATCGCCGTCGACGACAACGGCCGCTGCCAGTTCATCAACCTCCGCCGCCGCGCTGTGCTCCACCGGATGCAGTTTAAGAAGCCTGTTTCCTGCATCAAGTTCAGCCCTAACGGAGAGTTTATTGCCGTTGGTGCTGGTAAGTTAGTCGAGATTTGGAGGTCTCCAGGGTTTAGGAAGGAGTTTTTTCCGTTTGAATTGGTGAGAACTTTTGCTAATTGTAATAATAAAGTTACTTGTGTTGATTGGAGTCCTGATTCGAAGTATTTGTTAGCCGGTTCGAAGGATTTAACCGTTAGGTTGTTTAGTTTGAAGAAAGTTAGGGGTGAGGTTAGTAGTAAGAGTAAGCCTTTTATGTTTTTAGGTCATAGAGAAGCGATAGTGGGAGCGTTTTTCGGAGTCGATAAGAAAACGAATGCGGTTGATAAGGTTTATACGTTGTCGCGGGACGGGGCGATTTTTGGGTGGAGGTATGTTGATGAGAAACTTGACGAACCGGAATCTCCGGGTACGCCTGAACGAATGGAAGTGGATGGAATAAGTGACGTGAAGAAACGGAAGAATGTTGATGTTGACGATGAACGAAATGGTGGTTTTGAATTGCATAAAGGAAAGTGGGAATTGGTGAAGAAGGACTTTTTTATGCAGGCCCCTGCGAAGTTAACGGCTTGTGATTATCATAAAGGGTTGGAGcttgtggtggtggggttttcgAGTGGGGTGTTTGGGTTGTATCAGATGCCGGATTTTGTTTGTATACACTTGTTGTCGGTGTCGAGAGAGAAGATTACGACGGCTAGTTTTAATGAGCTTGGGAATTGGTTGACTTTCGGGTGTGCGAAGCTTGGACAGTTGCTTGTTTGGGAGTGGAAATCGGAGAGTTATATTTTGAAGCAACAGGGGCATTATTTTGATGTTAATACGATTGCGTATTCGCCTGATTCGCAGCTTTTAGCTACTGGTGCGGATGATAACAAAATCAAG GTTTGGAACGTGTCATCAGGATTTTGTTTTGTGACATTTTCCGAGCATACGAATGCAGTCACCGCACTTCATTTCATGGCTAGCAACCATTGTTTACTGAGTGCATCTTTAGATGGCACGGTTCGTGCATGGGATCTGTTCCGTTATAGAAATTTTAGGACGTTTACAACCCCGTCATCTCGACAGTTTGTTTCTTTGGCATCGGATCAAAGTGGTGAAGTAATTTGTGCTGGAACACTTGATTCGTTTGAG aTTTTTGTTTGGTCGATGAAAACGGGTCGGTTGTTGGATGTTCTTAGCGGTCATGAAGGTCCAGTTCACGGATTGATGTTTTCTCCTACAAAT GCAATTCTGGCATCATCTTCATGGGACAGAACCGTCCGATTATGGGACGTTTTCGATGGAAAAGGTTCAGTCGAAACATTTCCACACACTCACGATGTTCTTACTGTCGTTTATCGTCCAGACGGCAAGCAACTGGCTTGTAGCACATTAGACGGCCAAATTCATTTCTGGGATCCAATCGACGGGCTGTTAATGTACACCATTGAGGGGCGGCGCGACATTGCTGGCGGGCGGTTGATGACCGACCGTAGAACAGCTGCCAATTCCACTTCCGGAAAATGTTTCACTACTCTGTCGTATTCTGCCGATGGGAATTATATATTAGCTGGTGGAAGTAGTAGATACATTTGTATGTATGATGTTGCTGATCAG GTATTGCTTCGCAAATTCCAAATAACGCTAAATCTATCGCTAGATGGAGTTCTCGACGTATTAAACTCAAAGAACATGACGGATGCGGGCCCATTAAATCTGATTGATGACGATAATAGTGACGTGGATGATGGTGTTGACAAACAAACACGGGTCAACTCATCTTACGATCTACCAGGGTCAATGCAGAACCGTGGCAGGCCTATAGCTAGAACAAAATGTTTACGAATTGCACCCACGGGCCGCAGTTGGGCTGCTGCGACAACTGAAGGGGTTTTGGTTTATTCAATGGATGATAATTTCATATTTGACCCCACGGATCTTGATATTGATGTTACACCCGAG GCAATTGAAGCAGCTCTCGGTGAAAATCAACCAAGCAGAGCGTTAATCCTTAGTTTACGGTTAAACGAAGACAATTTAATAAAAAAGTGCATCGTTGCTGTGGCTCCAGTGGACATTAAAGCCGTTGTTGCATCAATCCCTTTTAAATATTTAAATCGATTGATTCAGACTTTTGCTGAGCTTCTGGAAAACTGCCCTCATTTGGAATTCATTCTTCGGTGGTGTCAG GAGCTTTCTAAATGCCACGGTCATTCGATTCAGCAAAACTCGAGGAATTTGCTTCCGGCTTTGAAATCATTGCAGAAAGCGATTACAAGATTACATCAAGATTTAGGCGATACGTGTTCTTCCAACGAGTATATGCTACGATATCTATGTTCTACAACCTCCAAACCATGA